The Flavobacteriales bacterium nucleotide sequence AATTTATGGAGAGGCGTAATGGCTCTTCCTGGAGCTATATTTTCTACAGTATCTGCCATAATGAATTTAAGAGGCGCAAACAAAAATTTCATACATACGCCACATTCCGTATCTAAATCTTCAGAAGCTAAATGAAAAAAATAATAGAAATAATAAAAGAGGACCCTCGGTTAAAGCGAATAGTCTTATGGATGCTTCAACCAGCGTATAGGCCTCGGCCAAGGTTATGGGTTCGGATGTTATTGAACCCAATAATTCATAAAAAAGGTAAAGGCTCCTTAATTAGGAGTCAATCACGAATGGACGTCTTCCCTTTCAATAAGTTTGAAATAGGAGACTATTCAACTATTGAAGATTATTCATGTGTGAATAATGCAATGGGAAATGTGGTTATAGGTTCAAAGAGTAGGATAGGATTAGGTAATACTATTATTGGTCCGGTTAAAATTGGGAACAACGTCAATATTGCCCAAAATGTCGTTATCAGTGGATTGAACCATGGTTTT carries:
- a CDS encoding acyltransferase; protein product: MKKIIEIIKEDPRLKRIVLWMLQPAYRPRPRLWVRMLLNPIIHKKGKGSLIRSQSRMDVFPFNKFEIGDYSTIEDYSCVNNAMGNVVIGSKSRIGLGNTIIGPVKIGNNVNIAQNVVISGLNHGFEDITIPPREQKCSISKIEIEDDCWIGANVVVTSGVKIGKHSIVAAGSIVTKDILPFSVVAGNPARVIKQYDFNIQKWTKNEMIKKNKKNVWQNMTS